The Candidatus Margulisiibacteriota bacterium sequence TAACTCCTTTATATTAAAAAATATTTCATATGGCGATAAAATCTATAACGGAGACATAATGGAATTGCCGGTTTTTCTGGAATTCAGCGACGCTTCGGGGAATTTAAAACAGTTTTTTAATAAGCTGAATCAGTTTTTTTATCCGGTTGAAATCAGTACCCTTGAAATCAGCGACTTATCACCCCGGCAAAATTTTGTTAAAATACAGTTGTTAATAAAAAAAAGAAGGTGAAAATTGCTAGATATAAATGAAATAATGGAGTGTCTGCCGCACCGCTATCCTTTTTTGCTGGTGGATAGAGTTCTTGAATTTGAATATGGCAAACGTGCCGTAGGCATTAAAAATGTAACCTTAAACGAACCGTTTTTTCAGGGCCATTTTCCCGGACATCCGGTTATGCCAGGTGTGCTGATAATAGAAGCCATGGCTCAGTTATCAGGTATAATTCTTTTATCCTTTCCGGAACTGAAAGGCAAGATGGCGTATTTCGCGGCTATGGAAAATGTGCGCTTCAGAAAACCTGTAGTTCCTGGAGATCAGATCCGGATGGAAGTAGACCTGTACAAGGTGAAGGGGCCTGTAGGCAAGACCATGGGCAAGGCTTTTGTTGACGGCAAAATTGTGGCAGAAGCCGAGATGACCTTTTCCATGGCGGATTCGCAAGTAGAAAAGTATATAGATTCAACCGCTAAAATTCATCCCAATGCCGAAATAGGTAAAGGCGTAAAAATCGGTCCCCATGCTTATATCGGTGAAGGTGTTAAGCTGAGCAACGGCGTAATAATAGAAGCTAATGTA is a genomic window containing:
- the lpxA gene encoding acyl-ACP--UDP-N-acetylglucosamine O-acyltransferase; its protein translation is MLDINEIMECLPHRYPFLLVDRVLEFEYGKRAVGIKNVTLNEPFFQGHFPGHPVMPGVLIIEAMAQLSGIILLSFPELKGKMAYFAAMENVRFRKPVVPGDQIRMEVDLYKVKGPVGKTMGKAFVDGKIVAEAEMTFSMADSQVEKYIDSTAKIHPNAEIGKGVKIGPHAYIGEGVKLSNGVIIEANVVIEKWTTIGENTHIHYGAIIGNTTQDKKFKNEKSYVEIGARNDIREYVTINRATAKDGKTIIGNDNLLLTNVHIGHDCVLGNNIIISNAVQVAGHIHIENNVNIGGMAGITQFSRIGKMAMIGGYSKVNQDVPPFMLVEGNPAIIRTLNTIGMERNNVG